A single region of the Bacteroides luhongzhouii genome encodes:
- a CDS encoding GNAT family N-acetyltransferase yields MFTIRKATVADCELIHMMAKEVFPATYKDILSPEQLDYMMDWMYAPSNVRKQMEEEGHVYSIAYKEDEPCGYVSVQQQGKDVFHLQKIYVLPRFQGAHCGSFLFKEAIKCIKGMHPEPCLMELNVNRNNKALQFYEYMGMRKLREGDFPIGNGYYMNDYIMGLDI; encoded by the coding sequence ATGTTTACAATTCGAAAAGCAACGGTAGCCGATTGCGAGCTTATTCATATGATGGCAAAGGAGGTATTCCCCGCCACCTACAAGGATATTTTATCTCCTGAACAACTGGATTATATGATGGACTGGATGTATGCTCCTTCCAATGTGCGCAAGCAAATGGAGGAAGAAGGACATGTGTATTCCATCGCCTACAAAGAGGATGAGCCATGCGGATACGTCTCTGTACAGCAACAGGGAAAAGATGTATTCCATCTTCAGAAAATCTATGTTCTCCCCCGCTTTCAGGGTGCGCATTGTGGCAGTTTCTTATTTAAGGAAGCAATCAAGTGTATCAAAGGGATGCATCCGGAACCTTGTCTGATGGAACTTAACGTGAATCGTAATAATAAAGCCTTGCAATTTTACGAATACATGGGAATGAGAAAGTTACGGGAAGGTGATTTCCCGATTGGCAATGGGTATTATATGAATGATTATATTATGGGATTGGATATTTAA